A section of the Salmo trutta chromosome 4, fSalTru1.1, whole genome shotgun sequence genome encodes:
- the LOC115190256 gene encoding zinc finger and BTB domain-containing protein 17 translates to METVFKAAMYEITRLVEDSFLKMSRSREQVESLKKRLQWSESRRRERDKERGRRGNCADCGRVDEETEERSSGTSQTGVERGCGLKQEKVPGEEWSSCGGVARETTFNDLEEAEATTPRRTSESTEVGGQKLDSLLKEEPLHNTELQERWEFCLDGADGSDASGSFGEQELQQCQDDWASGLDQDPEPSGPEGDSGDTNQPLYRRRYSVEELGVGFEKSGYGSGGSGGHLLDMEGLDRFPGSPSRLGLLSYGAAGHYLVNLGGSEGGDHHHRSNMPGPHRSRREPVGTPTPSPHPEVGDLNCLLINEEGYLQDSSVLYPEHSVAESGNRAGHRGLTSIHSGSSAHNNNNTESLYGAADYFGHSLNLRDRSQEQVTGGGGRRHACNQCTMTFPDSGSLKAHKQKHKMGRGSSTGSGSGPLYSCTQCGKTFTQACNLKVHQRVHQAEGLHLCSHCGKGFTSFSDLKRHKCSQMTDKPYCCSICGNKFSRLWNLKVHQRIHTQEKPHRCTMCDKSFTRADILKVHLRTHTGERPYCCSVCGLSFKRLAHLKSHQRKHRPNLLD, encoded by the exons ATGGAGACGGTATTCAAGGCTGCTATGTACGAGATCACCAGGCTGGTGGAGGATAGCTTCCTGAAGATGTCCCGCAGCAGGGAGCAGGTCGAGTCACTGAAGAAGCGGCTGCAGTGGTCGGAGAGCAGACGCagggagagggacaaagagagaggccGGAGGGGGAATTGTGCCGACTGTGGGAGAGTTGACGAGGAAACCGAGGAGAGAAGCTCTGGAACCTCACAGACAG GTGTGGAGAGGGGGTGTGGCTTGAAGCAGGAGAAAGTACCAGGGGAGGAGTGGAGCAGCTGTGGGGGCGTGGCCAGGGAAACAACCTTCAATGATCTGGAGGAGGCTGAGGCCACCACCCCTAGGAGAACCTCTGAG TCCACAGAGGTCGGAGGTCAGAAGCTTGACAGCCTGCTGAAAGAGGAGCCTCTCCACAACACTGAACTACAGGAGAGATGGGAGTTCTGCCTGGATG GGGCCGATGGTTCAGATGCCTCGGGGAGTTTCGGTGAGCAGGAGCTGCAGCAGTGCCAGGATGACTGGGCGTCTGGTCTAGACCAGGATCCTGAACCATCGGGTCCTGAGGGAGACTCAGGAGACACCAACCAACCTCTCTACCGCCGCCGCTACAGCGTGGAGGAACTGGGGGTTGGCTTTGAGAAGTCTGGTTACGGCAGTGGTGGTAGTGGAGGCCATCTTCTAGACATGGAAGGGCTGGATAGGTTTCCTGGTTCTCCGTCTCGTCTGGGACTGCTGAGCTATGGAGCTGCGGGTCACTACCTGGTGAACCTGGGGGGGTCTGAGGGGGGAGACCATCACCATCGCTCCAACATGCCTGGCCCCCATCGGAGCCGGAGGGAGCCGGTGGGGACGCCAACTCCATCCCCCCACCCAGAGGTGGGAGACCTGAACTGCCTGTTGATCAATGAGGAGGGGTACCTGCAGGACTCCAGTGTCTTGTACCCTGAACACAGTGTCGCAGAGTCGGGTAACAGAGCTGGCCACAGGGGGCTAACCTCCATCCACTCTGGAAGCTCagcccacaacaacaacaacacagagagccTGTATGGTGCCGCTGACTACTTTGGACACTCTTTAAACCTCAGAGATCGTTCACAAGAGCAGGTAACAGGCGGAGGGGGGAGGCGTCATGCCTGCAATCAATGTACAATGACCTTCCCAGACTCTGGTTCCCTCAAGGCCCACAAGCAGAAACACAAAATGGGGAGAGGGTCGAGTACAGGGTCAGGGTCTGGGCCTCTGTACTCCTGCACCCAGTGTGGTAAGACCTTCACCCAGGCCTGTAACCTTAAGGTCCACCAGCGGGTCCACCAGGCAGAGGGACTCCACCTCTGCAGCCATTGCGGCAAGGGCTTCACTTCCTTCTCCGACCTGAAGAGGCACAAGTGCAGCCAGATGACAGACAAGCCCTACTGCTGCTCCATCTGTGGGAACAAGTTCAGTCGGCTCTGGAACCTGAAGGTGCATCAGCGTATTCACACGCAGGAGAAACCCCACCGCTGCACCATGTGTGACAAGAGCTTCACGCGGGCAGACATTTTGAAAGTGCACCTGCGCACCCACACTGGGGAGAGACCGTACTGCTGTTCTGTGTGTGGACTCAGCTTCAAACGACTGGCACATCTGAAATCACACCAGCGCAAACACAGGCCGAATCTCCTGGACTGA
- the LOC115190288 gene encoding zinc finger and SCAN domain-containing protein 22-like isoform X1, producing the protein MLQTLASYIFVRLDRSSDSPVQKKLVTHRQFSMMSEAIVTFKSQLSGVMETVFKAAMYEITRLVEDSFLKEMSRSREKVESLKKRLQWSENRRRDRDREGGRIEKCADCGRANDEAKERSPGTSQTGVKRGRGLKQEKVLGEEWSSCGGVAGETASHDLEEADATSPRSTSEPADIGGQKLDSLLKEEALHNTELQERWGVCLDGADGSDVSGPSKSFSKQELQQCQGDWGPGLEQDLEPSGPEGDSGDPSQPLYRSRYSMKELGVGFEKSGYGSGGSSDHLLDMEGMDRLPGSPSRLGALSYGAAGHYQVNLGGSEGGDHHHRSNMPGPLRTQREQVGSPTPPPHPEVGDLNCLLINEEGYPEHSFPDLGSRAGLRVLTSIHSGSSAHSNTESLYGAVDDFGHFLNLRDCSQEQVTGGGGRRHACNQCTMTFPDSGSLKAHKQKHKTVRWSNSGPGTPYSRTQCGKTFTQACNLKVHQAEGRHLCSPCGKGFTSFSDLKRHTCSQTTDKPYCCSLCGNKFSRLWNLKLHRRIHTQEKPHRCTMCDKSFTRADILKVHKRTHTGERPYCCAVCGLRFKQLNHLKSHQHKHRPDLLSRVV; encoded by the exons ATGCTGCAAACGTTAGCTTCCTATATTTTTGTTAGACTCGATCGCAGTAGTGATTCGCCTGTACAAAAGAAGCTAGTTACACATAGACAGTTTTCCATGATGTCTGAAGCCATCGTAACCTTCAAGTCTCAGCTCTCCGGAGTCATGGAGACGGTTTTCAAGGCTGCCATGTACGAGATCACCAGGCTGGTGGAGGATAGCTTCCTGAAGGAGATGTCCCGGAGCCGGGAGAAGGTCGAGTCGCTGAAGAAGAGGCTGCAGTGGTCGGAGAACAGACGCAGGgatagggacagagagggaggccGTATCGAGAAGTGTGCGGACTGTGGAAGAGCTAACGACGAAGCTAAGGAGAGAAGCCCTGGAACCTCACAGACAG GTGTTAAGAGGGGGCGTGGCCTGAAGCAGGAGAAGGTACTTGGGGAGGAGTGGAGCAGCTGTGGGGGCGTGGCTGGGGAAACAGCCTCGCATGACCTGGAGGAGGCCGATGCCACCAGCCCTAGGAGTACCTCTGAG CCCGCAGACATCGGAGGTCAGAAGCTGGACAGCCTGCTGAAAGAGGAAGCTCTCCACAACACTGAACTACAGGAGAGATGGGGTGTCTGCCTGGACG GGGCCGACGGTTCAGACGTCTCGGGGCCCAGTAAGAGTTTCAGTAAGCAGGAGCTGCAGCAATGCCAGGGTGACTGGGGGCCTGGTCTAGAACAGGATCTTGAACCATCGGGTCCCGAGGGAGACTCAGGGGACCCCAGCCAACCTCTTTACCGCTCCCGGTACAGCATGAAGGAACTGGGGGTCGGCTTTGAGAAGTCTGGTTATGGCAGTGGTGGTAGTAGCGACCATCTTCTAGACATGGAAGGGATGGATAGGCTTCCTGGTTCTCCGTCTCGTCTGGGGGCGCTGAGCTACGGAGCTGCGGGTCACTACCAGGTGAACCTGGGGGGGTCTGAGGGGGGAGACCATCACCATCGCTCCAACATGCCTGGCCCCCTTCGGACCCAGAGGGAGCAGGTGGGGTCGCCAACGCCACCCCCTCACCCGGAGGTGGGAGACCTGAACTGCTTGTTGATCAATGAGGAGGGGTACCCTGAACACAGTTTTCCGGACTTGGGTAGTAGAGCCGGCCTCAGGGTGCTAACCTCCATCCACTCTGGAAGCTCAGCCCACAGCAACACAGAGAGCCTGTATGGTGCTGTTGATGACTTTGGACACTTTTTAAACCTCAGAGATTGTTCACAAGAGCAGGTTACAGGCGGAGGGGGGAGGCGTCATGCCTGCAATCAATGTACAATGACCTTCCCAGACTCTGGTTCCCTCAAGGCCCACAAGCAGAAACACAAAACTGTGAGATGGTCGAATTCAGGGCCAGGGACTCCGTACTCCCGCACCCAGTGCGGTAAGACCTTCACCCAGGCCTGCAACCTAAAGGTCCACCAAGCCGAGGGACGCCACCTCTGCAGCCCGTGTGGCAAGGGCTTCACCTCCTTCTCTGACCTGAAGAGGCACACATGCAGCCAGACGACAGACAAGCCCTACTGCTGCTCCCTCTGCGGGAACAAGTTCAGTCGGCTCTGGAACCTCAAGCTGCACCGGCGCATTCACACACAGGAGAAACCCCACCGCTGCACCATGTGTGACAAGAGCTTCACGCGGGCAGACATTTTGAAAGTGCACAAGCGCACTCACACTGGGGAAAGACCGTACTGCTGCGCTGTGTGTGGACTCCGCTTCAAACAACTGAACCATCTGAAGTCACACCAGCACAAACACAGGCCGGATCTCCTGAGCCGAGTGGTCTAG
- the LOC115190288 gene encoding zinc finger and SCAN domain-containing protein 22-like isoform X2, with the protein MRGDSIIHNSAFLLIEIMLLFVYLWPGVKRGRGLKQEKVLGEEWSSCGGVAGETASHDLEEADATSPRSTSEPADIGGQKLDSLLKEEALHNTELQERWGVCLDGADGSDVSGPSKSFSKQELQQCQGDWGPGLEQDLEPSGPEGDSGDPSQPLYRSRYSMKELGVGFEKSGYGSGGSSDHLLDMEGMDRLPGSPSRLGALSYGAAGHYQVNLGGSEGGDHHHRSNMPGPLRTQREQVGSPTPPPHPEVGDLNCLLINEEGYPEHSFPDLGSRAGLRVLTSIHSGSSAHSNTESLYGAVDDFGHFLNLRDCSQEQVTGGGGRRHACNQCTMTFPDSGSLKAHKQKHKTVRWSNSGPGTPYSRTQCGKTFTQACNLKVHQAEGRHLCSPCGKGFTSFSDLKRHTCSQTTDKPYCCSLCGNKFSRLWNLKLHRRIHTQEKPHRCTMCDKSFTRADILKVHKRTHTGERPYCCAVCGLRFKQLNHLKSHQHKHRPDLLSRVV; encoded by the exons ATGCGAGGAGACTCCATTATTCACAATTCAGCTTTCCTTTTAATTGAGATAATGTTACTCTTTGTTTACCTGTGGCCAGGTGTTAAGAGGGGGCGTGGCCTGAAGCAGGAGAAGGTACTTGGGGAGGAGTGGAGCAGCTGTGGGGGCGTGGCTGGGGAAACAGCCTCGCATGACCTGGAGGAGGCCGATGCCACCAGCCCTAGGAGTACCTCTGAG CCCGCAGACATCGGAGGTCAGAAGCTGGACAGCCTGCTGAAAGAGGAAGCTCTCCACAACACTGAACTACAGGAGAGATGGGGTGTCTGCCTGGACG GGGCCGACGGTTCAGACGTCTCGGGGCCCAGTAAGAGTTTCAGTAAGCAGGAGCTGCAGCAATGCCAGGGTGACTGGGGGCCTGGTCTAGAACAGGATCTTGAACCATCGGGTCCCGAGGGAGACTCAGGGGACCCCAGCCAACCTCTTTACCGCTCCCGGTACAGCATGAAGGAACTGGGGGTCGGCTTTGAGAAGTCTGGTTATGGCAGTGGTGGTAGTAGCGACCATCTTCTAGACATGGAAGGGATGGATAGGCTTCCTGGTTCTCCGTCTCGTCTGGGGGCGCTGAGCTACGGAGCTGCGGGTCACTACCAGGTGAACCTGGGGGGGTCTGAGGGGGGAGACCATCACCATCGCTCCAACATGCCTGGCCCCCTTCGGACCCAGAGGGAGCAGGTGGGGTCGCCAACGCCACCCCCTCACCCGGAGGTGGGAGACCTGAACTGCTTGTTGATCAATGAGGAGGGGTACCCTGAACACAGTTTTCCGGACTTGGGTAGTAGAGCCGGCCTCAGGGTGCTAACCTCCATCCACTCTGGAAGCTCAGCCCACAGCAACACAGAGAGCCTGTATGGTGCTGTTGATGACTTTGGACACTTTTTAAACCTCAGAGATTGTTCACAAGAGCAGGTTACAGGCGGAGGGGGGAGGCGTCATGCCTGCAATCAATGTACAATGACCTTCCCAGACTCTGGTTCCCTCAAGGCCCACAAGCAGAAACACAAAACTGTGAGATGGTCGAATTCAGGGCCAGGGACTCCGTACTCCCGCACCCAGTGCGGTAAGACCTTCACCCAGGCCTGCAACCTAAAGGTCCACCAAGCCGAGGGACGCCACCTCTGCAGCCCGTGTGGCAAGGGCTTCACCTCCTTCTCTGACCTGAAGAGGCACACATGCAGCCAGACGACAGACAAGCCCTACTGCTGCTCCCTCTGCGGGAACAAGTTCAGTCGGCTCTGGAACCTCAAGCTGCACCGGCGCATTCACACACAGGAGAAACCCCACCGCTGCACCATGTGTGACAAGAGCTTCACGCGGGCAGACATTTTGAAAGTGCACAAGCGCACTCACACTGGGGAAAGACCGTACTGCTGCGCTGTGTGTGGACTCCGCTTCAAACAACTGAACCATCTGAAGTCACACCAGCACAAACACAGGCCGGATCTCCTGAGCCGAGTGGTCTAG
- the LOC115190272 gene encoding zinc finger protein 777-like: MSKECFQTQFAFVMESVLKTAVTETTKLFETTIEELRAEISRIKEENEDLKSRLRSLENVKKSTGESERQTAEPGTSQRTSRIGKRDIGVQCVLAAHALPRAGEQREENQGTELHRGAYDEEANPQTALVLIKQEVDWEADYFDDYSPGYILLKKEGGDPPTLVRRQPLRELPGRALVPPGAVRALVNRYSQERPPTTQSTSAEAPLQGDPDTQEPPQALSPSQPRTREVNSGSAGQAPGAEQQSLVIPAAESPTLDLTASPQSAATIQSTSTVLSTVMAQSTVTTLSKETVQTTTAVQSTVAVKSTAAASERPQPVLSGLPSTRLQDTQPSPVPPHPPPSPRPSPAQSHTDVLPIARPIAVPSTQPARPTAVPDGPPAAPPTQPQPPTLLESLGIATATPPTPFQSAPSPTELKEPAAPPEKQALLVTEHVQRSSTVPRPKSPAVPETMSDEAPLQLSAPAVTTPSPSGCCQMSKTQFLAQLSVVPRVCAPPRLEEDQEEKEGQEDEGERLSPLPATSTEAVMTRSVATETTPASENKEEIVVQVGGSRKSGRREALLSGLRLRLRPRPRDSTPSPVVAKKPRGERTTPLDHDYSKVMQNRGEKSRESHVDQDVVEDTANGETADDKSSGQGSSNHISEEEGGANTDVTSPTRQSPIVGVSSKSKKRSMTWVQAQRLLALAQAKRSRSKVTKASPRGLRSELRGLVTQTQFLPSNPQRRRSYRPSPQAASSPRRTSPRQATGDNTNPPPATPPHPKPHPFKVTSTTPRRGRPRSAVVEALNLKRSPSTPQPIPFIVTVSPRSNFKKSPQCPLTFQQARRYRQSQPMWSPPGPFQLQQSPQAPQKRLAKNQCADCGRVLSSAAALESHASLHSGKRPFACSSCGKDFPDLKGLNRHARVHGDQRGHQCPQCSKTFVYRFGLTKHEQVVHCGVRPFVCPICDKRLITQRDLEAHIRVHTGEKPFACSLCVKRFKRRVELNVHLMWHNGEKRHWCSYCGKGFLDYNNLKNHKLVHTGEKPYTCSECGKRFKQTGHLKKHLKTVHKDR; encoded by the exons ATGTCGAAAGAATGTTTTCAAACTCAGTTCGCCTTTGTTATGGAGAGTGTATTGAAGACTGCAGTCACTGAGACAACGAAACTTTTTGAAACAACTATTGAGGAACTGCGAGCCGAAATATCTAGAATAAAAGAAGAGAACGAGGACCTCAAATCGAGGCTTCGATCCctagaaaatgtgaagaaatcgaCGGGTGAAAGTGAACGCCAAACCGCAGAGCCTGGAACGAGTCAAAGAACATCACGTATCGGCAAACGTGACATTGGTGTCCAATGTG TTCTGGCAGCGCATGCTTTGCCTCGGGCTGGGGAGCAGCGGGAGGAGAACCAGGGGACGGAGCTGCACCGTGGGGCCTACGACGAGGAGGCCAACCCACAGACGGCCTTAGTGCTGATCAAACAGGAGGTGGACTGG GAGGCAGACTATTTTGATGACTACTCCCCCGGGTACATACTGCTGAAGAAGGAGGGGGGAGATCCCCCGACTCTGGTCCGCAGACAACCTCTCAGAGAGTTACCAGGCAGAG ccCTGGTCCCACCTGGAGCtgtcagggccctggtcaaccGTTACAGCCAGGAAAGGCCTCCCACCACCCAGTCTACCTCAGCAGAGGCCCCCCTCCAGGGAGATCCAGACACCCAGGAGCCCCCCCAGGctctcagcccatcccagcccaggaccagagaggttaacagtggCAGTGCAGGCCAGGCCCCTGGAGCAGAACAGCAGTCACTGGTAATACCAGCAGCAGAGTCTCCAACATTAGACCTGACAGCATCTCCTCAATCAGCAGCCACTATCCAGTCTACATCAACTGTTCTGTCTACTGTAATGGCCCAGTCCACGGTAACTACTCTGTCAAAAGAAACTGTCCAAACGACCACAGCGGTCCAGTCGACTGTAGCGGTGAAGTCGACAGCAGCGGCATCAGAGCGCCCGCAACCTGTCCTCTCCGGGTTACCCAGTACCCGTCTTCAGGATACACAGCCCAGCCCCGTACCCCCTCATCCACCCCCATCTCCTCGACCATCACCAGCACAGTCCCACACAGACGTTCTACCTATAGCTCGTCCAATAGCAGTGCCCTCAACACAACCAGCTAGGCCTACAGCTGTACCTGATGGACCACCGGCCGCACCACCAACACAACCACAACCGCCTACACTTTTGGAGAGTTTGGGTATTGCCACGGCAACTCCGCCAACGCCTTTCCAGTCCGCTCCATCTCCTACTGAGTTGAAAGAACCTGCCGCCCCCCCTGAGAAGCAGGCGTTGTTGGTCACTGAGCATGTGCAACGCTCCTCCACCGTGCCACGACCGAAGTCACCTGCTGTCCCAGAGACGATGTCTGATGAAGCTCCTCTACAGCTGTCAGCCCCTGCTGTAACTACACCCTCACCCTCTGGCTGCTGTCAGATGTCTAAGACACAGTTTTTAGCTCAGTTGTCAGTAGTACCCCGAGTATGTGCCCCACCGAGGCTGGAGGAAGACCAGGAGGAAAAAGAGGGGCAGGAAGATGAGGGGGAGAGGCTTTCCCCCCTCCCTGCCACATCTACGGAAGCTGTGATGACAAGGTCTGTCGCTACGGAGACGACCCCCGCCAGCGAGAATAAGGAGGAGATTGTTGTCCAGGTAGGCGGCAGCCGAAAGTCAGGTCGACGTGAAGCGCTCCTCTCCGGTCTCCGCCTTCGCTTAAGGCCCCGCCCCCGGGACAGTACTCCATCTCCCGTGGTTGCTAAGAAACCCAGAGGAGAGAGAACCACCCCTCTAGACCATGACTACTCAAAGGTGATGCAGAACAGAGGAGAAAAGTCCAGGGAATCACACGTTGACCAGGATGTAGTTGAGGACACCGCTAACGGTGAGACGGCTGACGACAAGTCTAGTGGACAAGGAAGTAGTAACCACATCagtgaggaagagggaggagctAACACTGATGTGACCTCGCCGACCAGACAGTCACCTATTGTTGGTGTGTCCTCCAAATCCAAGAAGAGAAGCATGACCTGGGTGCAGGCTCAGAGACTATTGGCCCTAGCCCAAGCTAAGAGGAGTAGGTCAAAGGTCACTAAGGCCTCACCGAGAGGTCTGAGGTCAGAGCTAAGAGGTCTGGTCACACAGACACAGTTTCTGCCTTCTAACCCACAGCGGCGGCGgtcatacagacccagccctcaAGCTGCCTCCAGCCCACGCCGCACCAGCCCTCGCCAGGCTACAGGGGACAACACAAACCCTCCTCCTGCCACCCCTCCTCACCCAAAGCCTCACCCCTTCAAGGTCACTTCCACCACCCCTCGTCGCGGAAGACCTCGTTCTGCGGTCGTGGAGGCTTTAAATTTGAAAcggtctccctccacccctcaacctATCCCCTTCATTGTCACCGTCAGCCCTCGCTCCAACTTCAAAAAGTCCCCACAGTGCCCACTGACTTTCCAGCAGGCGCGCCGATACCGCCAATCACAACCGATGTGGTCGCCACCGGGCCCATTCCAGCTCCAACAGTCTCCCCAGGCTCCACAGAAACGTCTCGCCAAGAACCAGTGTGCAGACTGTGGTCGTGTCCTGAGCAGCGCCGCTGCTTTAGAGAGTCACGCCTCCCTCCACTCAGGGAAGCGCCCGTTCGCCTGCTCTTCCTGCGGCAAGGACTTCCCCGACCTCAAGGGCCTCAACCGCCACGCCCGCGTCCATGGCGACCAGCGGGGCCACCAGTGTCCGCAGTGCAGCAAGACATTCGTCTACCGCTTCGGCCTGACTAAGCATGAGCAGGTTGTCCACTGTGGCGTACGTCCGTTCGTCTGCCCAATCTGTGACAAACGCTTAATTACACAGCGTGACCTGGAGGCTCATATCCGtgttcacactggagagaaaccatttGCCTGCTCCCTCTGTGTGAAGCGGTTCAAGAGGCGTGTGGAGCTGAATGTTCACCTGATGTGGCATAACGGGGAGAAGAGACACTGGTGCTCATACTGCGGGAAGGGATTTCTGGATTACAATAATCTGAAGAACCACAAACTGGTCCACACTGGGGAGAAACCCTACACCTGCTCCGAGTGTGGTAAGCGCTTCAAACAGACTGGCCATCTGAAGAAACACCTGAAGACTGTACACAAAGACCGATAG